A single region of the Thermodesulfovibrionales bacterium genome encodes:
- a CDS encoding histone deacetylase has product MKVGFLYDDVFLGHEAPYPHPECKERLIAIVDTLKGSPLWEKLIHIKPRRAELSEIEMVHHRHYVEKVRKFRQGYLDPDTYVSYGSLDAALFAAGAVMEAVDGCKRGDILRAFCAVRPPGHHAEADRAMGFCLFNNIAIGARHAQEAGYGKAFIIDFDVHHGNGTQHTFEDDDRVFYFSTHQYPHYPGTGSTEEKGRGKGEGFTCNIPMSGGSGDREYRTAYHDVLPGLVKGFKPDILLVSAGYDIHQDDPLASIRVSDDGIRSIVSAILSFALPTVFALEGGYNLRSLARSVSITIEEMMKD; this is encoded by the coding sequence ATGAAGGTCGGTTTCCTCTATGATGACGTATTCCTCGGACATGAGGCTCCTTATCCGCATCCTGAGTGCAAAGAGCGCCTCATCGCAATCGTCGATACCCTGAAAGGTTCTCCTCTCTGGGAAAAGCTCATCCATATCAAGCCGAGAAGGGCCGAATTGAGCGAGATCGAGATGGTGCATCATCGGCACTATGTTGAGAAGGTCAGGAAATTCCGGCAGGGTTATCTCGACCCCGACACCTATGTCTCTTACGGCAGCCTCGACGCGGCCCTCTTTGCTGCAGGCGCGGTGATGGAGGCAGTCGACGGGTGCAAGCGCGGCGATATCCTGAGGGCCTTTTGCGCTGTCAGGCCGCCGGGTCATCACGCCGAGGCCGACAGGGCAATGGGTTTCTGCCTTTTCAATAATATTGCGATAGGCGCACGACACGCACAGGAGGCGGGCTACGGGAAGGCCTTCATTATCGACTTTGACGTCCATCACGGAAACGGTACCCAGCATACCTTTGAAGATGACGACAGGGTCTTTTATTTCAGCACCCATCAATATCCCCATTATCCGGGCACGGGCAGCACAGAAGAGAAAGGAAGGGGAAAGGGGGAGGGGTTCACCTGCAATATCCCGATGTCAGGAGGTTCCGGCGATAGGGAATATAGAACTGCCTATCACGATGTCCTGCCTGGCCTGGTGAAGGGATTCAAGCCGGATATTCTTCTCGTCTCAGCAGGGTATGATATTCACCAAGACGACCCTCTCGCATCCATTCGGGTCTCTGACGATGGAATCAGGAGTATTGTCAGTGCCATTCTTTCATTTGCCTTGCCCACGGTCTTTGCACTCGAAGGCGGTTATAATCTCCGCTCCCTCGCGAGGTCGGTCTCCATCACCATCGAAGAGATG